One window from the genome of Abyssisolibacter fermentans encodes:
- a CDS encoding Gfo/Idh/MocA family protein has product MNFRIGTIGYGYISKIHSIAYNSMKYCYQNFEYNVILDKLLTSKEISTSKTGYNQHVKTIEEMIDAEILDICSPNFVHKNQIEDSIKRGVKNIYCEKPIAGFYKDEVYLTQLAEDNNVCNQTALIYRFLPTVNRAKKIIQEDIIGDVIHFKCCFYHESYLNKNRPMSWRLEKAKSGGGAFIDLGVHMIDLISYVLGEIQTIEGVTKTVIDNRISGNEIKKVDVDDFVHMDITMKNDVNGFMEVSRVSSGFKEGVLFEIYGTKGSIKITTLNPLYPEVYSFAEQSYKIGNFISFDDVEHDIDKVWPSGKYSLGWMVDAHMASLYSFLLNIDNKKLKFMKLPTFRDSMNAVKLIEEGYK; this is encoded by the coding sequence ATGAATTTTAGAATAGGTACTATTGGATATGGATATATATCAAAAATACATTCAATTGCTTATAATAGTATGAAATATTGCTATCAAAATTTTGAATATAATGTTATATTAGATAAGTTACTTACGTCAAAAGAAATTAGCACGTCAAAAACAGGCTATAATCAACATGTAAAGACAATAGAGGAAATGATAGATGCAGAGATATTAGATATATGCTCACCAAATTTTGTACATAAAAATCAAATAGAAGATTCCATAAAGAGGGGAGTTAAAAACATATACTGTGAAAAACCTATTGCGGGATTTTATAAAGATGAAGTGTATTTAACACAGCTTGCTGAGGATAATAATGTTTGTAATCAAACAGCATTAATATATAGATTTTTACCAACAGTTAATAGAGCTAAGAAGATAATTCAGGAAGATATAATTGGTGATGTGATTCATTTTAAATGTTGTTTTTATCATGAGAGTTATTTAAATAAAAATCGACCAATGTCTTGGAGACTAGAAAAAGCTAAAAGTGGTGGTGGAGCATTTATTGATCTTGGGGTACATATGATAGACTTGATATCTTATGTATTAGGTGAAATACAAACTATAGAAGGTGTAACAAAAACTGTGATTGATAACAGAATTAGCGGCAACGAGATTAAAAAGGTTGACGTAGATGATTTTGTTCATATGGACATAACAATGAAGAATGATGTTAATGGATTTATGGAAGTTTCCAGAGTTTCATCTGGTTTCAAAGAAGGTGTTTTGTTCGAGATATATGGGACAAAAGGTTCAATAAAAATTACTACCTTGAATCCATTATATCCAGAGGTATACAGTTTTGCAGAGCAGAGTTATAAAATTGGTAATTTTATATCTTTTGATGATGTTGAACACGACATTGATAAGGTATGGCCATCTGGAAAATACTCATTAGGATGGATGGTAGATGCTCATATGGCTTCATTGTACAGCTTTTTATTAAATATTGATAATAAAAAACTGAAATTCATGAAATTGCCTACGTTTAGAGATTCTATGAATGCTGTTAAATTGATAGAAGAAGGATATAAATAG